A single genomic interval of Malania oleifera isolate guangnan ecotype guangnan chromosome 11, ASM2987363v1, whole genome shotgun sequence harbors:
- the LOC131167580 gene encoding scarecrow-like protein 14 has product MDFPSLPSEQDPGYLVLPSTVRPPEAHCEDDRDITDATLEYIRQMLMEEDTEQRSGAFLDPLLAVRAAERSFYEVLGIKYPPSPSPDQRPILCNPDDDGSTATNDTRDSVFQSTSKIPFSFPDGNNGSSGASTNSSVSTLLFPNISSVVESTMLQFRKGVQEASICLPFENRSAVDSETRRPPAVSMDDTSEVGEVERMRTGTEGRKDPHRRDVDIEEERSKKRSTVCGEEEDELSEMFDRVILCFEHPKKPVVRASRKVLKNGQPSGFSSRKKKKSRMEGGHLRKLLNLCARAIAVDDRSSANKLLYEIRQHSSPSGDGPQRIAHYFSKALEARLMGTGAQIYAHSLSKGLSAAELLEAYQCIVLACPIKQTNFYFANHCILNLVGKASTVHVIVFGVFHGFQWPMLIQDLSVRAGGPHRLRITGIEFPQPDFQPTKKAQNTGRGLTKYCERFHVPFEYNVIVQRCETIQIEELKIEKSELVVVNCMF; this is encoded by the coding sequence ATGGATTTTCCTTCTCTTCCATCCGAGCAGGACCCAGGTTATTTGGTTCTTCCTTCCACCGTGAGACCACCGGAGGCACATTGTGAAGACGATCGCGACATTACTGATGCTACTTTAGAGTACATACGGCAGATGCTCATGGAAGAGGACACGGAGCAACGATCGGGCGCGTTCCTCGACCCTTTGTTGGCTGTTAGAGCTGCAGAGAGATCGTTCTACGAAGTTCTGGGTATTAAATatcctccctctccctctcccgaCCAACGACCTATTCTGTGCAACCCTGATGATGATGGCAGCACTGCCACTAATGATACTAGAGACTCTGTTTTTCAGTCCACTTCAAAAATTCCCTTCAGCTTTCCCGACGGCAACAATGGGAGTTCTGGTGCGTCGACAAACTCTTCTGTAAGCACACTTCTTTTTCCTAATATTTCTAGTGTTGTTGAGTCCACAATGTTGCAGTTTAGAAAAGGGGTACAGGAAGCTAGTATATGTCTTCCATTCGAGAATCGTTCAGCAGTTGATTCTGAGACCCGTAGGCCGCCTGCGGTGTCGATGGATGATACTTCAGAGGTGGGAGAAGTGGAGCGCATGCGCACTGGTACAGAAGGAAGGAAAGATCCGCACAGGAGGGATGTGGATATAGAAGAGGAGAGGAGTAAAAAGCGGTCAACGGTTTGTGGGGAAGAGGAAGATGAGTTATCTGAGATGTTTGATAGAGTTATCCTCTGCTTTGAGCACCCGAAGAAGCCTGTCGTGCGTGCTTCTAGGAAAGTTCTAAAGAATGGACAGCCATCTGGATTTagttcaaggaaaaaaaaaaaaagtagaatggAGGGCGGGCATTTGAGGAAACTCCTTAATCTCTGTGCACGAGCCATTGCGGTTGATGATCGCTCGAGTGCGAACAAACTTTTATATGAGATTAGGCAGCACTCTTCTCCGTCTGGAGATGGGCCTCAAAGGATTGCCCATTATTTTTCTAAAGCCCTTGAGGCACGCTTGATGGGAACTGGAGCTCAAATTTATGCTCATTCGTTATCAAAGGGGCTATCAGCTGCCGAGCTCTTGGAAGCTTACCAATGTATTGTTTTGGCTTGCCCAATCAAGCAAACCAACTTTTACTTTGCAAATCACTGCattttgaatttagttgggaagGCCTCCACAGTTCATGTTATAGTTTTTGGTGTCTTCCACGGTTTCCAATGGCCAATGCTTATCCAAGATCTTTCGGTAAGAGCTGGCGGACCTCATAGGCTTCGCATTACAGGGATAGAGTTTCCCCAACCAGATTTTCAGCCAACAAAAAAGGCTCAAAACACAGGGCGTGGTTTGACAAAGTATTGTGAGCGTTTTCATGTTCCATTTGAGTATAATGTTATAGTACAAAGATGCGAAACTATCCAAATTGAAGAACTCAAGATCGAAAAAAGTGAGCTAGTTGTTGTAAATTGCATGTTCTGA
- the LOC131167581 gene encoding scarecrow-like protein 14: protein MNPVYNLIRKINPSIFIHGTVNVPCKEPFFATRFQRALSYYSSMFDMFDTILVRESHERLLFEKDIFGQQIMNIVACEGLNRVFRPQTYKDWQIRNMAAGFRQLPLDRELMMTMKAKVKSSYHQNFFIDEDGHWMLQGWKHQILTAVSCWIPTPEC, encoded by the coding sequence ATGAATCCAGTTTATAATCTTATAAGGAAGATAAATCCAAGCATTTTCATCCATGGAACAGTTAATGTACCTTGCAAGGAGCCCTTCTTTGCCACACGGTTCCAACGGGCACTTTCCTACTACTCATCAATGTTTGATATGTTTGATACAATCCTTGTTCGTGAAAGTCATGAGAGACTTCTATTTGAGAAAGATATTTTTGGGCAGCAAATTATGAATATCGTAGCATGTGAGGGTTTAAATAGGGTTTTTAGGCCGCAGACGTATAAAGATTGGCAGATTCGAAATATGGCTGCTGGATTTAGGCAACTTCCATTGGATAGGGAACTTATGATGACAATGAAGGCTAAGGTGAAATCTAGCTACCaccaaaatttttttattgatgAAGATGGTCATTGGATGCTACAAGGATGGAAACATCAAATTTTGACTGCCGTCTCCTGCTGGATTCCTACACCAGAGTGTTGA